A genomic region of Mycobacterium sp. Aquia_213 contains the following coding sequences:
- a CDS encoding TetR family transcriptional regulator, which yields MRYARPVAQLTFQRARTEENKRRRAAALVEAARSLACEAGVASVTLTAVASRAGIHYSAVRRYFTSHKEVLLHLAAEGWVRWSGTVCEKLAEPGPMSSARVAETLANGLADDPLFCDLLANLHLHLEHEVEVERVVDIRRTISAAAVALADSIEGALPKLGRSGAFDTMIAAYSLAAAFWQIANPPERLTDAYADEPEAGPPEEWNIEFGPALTRVLTATCTGLLAESS from the coding sequence GTGCGTTACGCTCGGCCAGTGGCGCAACTCACGTTTCAGCGCGCCCGCACGGAAGAGAACAAGCGCCGACGTGCGGCCGCACTCGTCGAAGCCGCGCGCTCCCTGGCCTGCGAGGCCGGCGTCGCATCCGTGACGTTGACCGCCGTCGCCAGTCGCGCCGGGATTCACTACTCGGCGGTGCGCCGTTACTTCACTTCGCACAAGGAAGTTCTGCTGCATCTGGCCGCCGAGGGGTGGGTCCGATGGTCGGGCACCGTGTGCGAGAAGCTGGCCGAGCCGGGTCCGATGTCGTCGGCGCGGGTGGCCGAAACGTTGGCGAACGGGCTGGCCGACGATCCGCTGTTTTGCGATCTGCTCGCCAACCTTCACTTGCACCTCGAGCACGAGGTGGAGGTCGAGCGGGTCGTCGACATCCGGCGAACGATCTCCGCCGCCGCGGTCGCTCTCGCCGACAGCATCGAAGGCGCGCTACCCAAGCTCGGCCGCTCCGGCGCGTTCGACACCATGATCGCCGCCTACTCGTTGGCCGCCGCCTTCTGGCAGATCGCCAACCCGCCGGAGCGGCTCACCGATGCCTACGCCGACGAGCCCGAGGCCGGACCGCCCGAGGAATGGAACATCGAATTCGGCCCCGCCCTCACCCGGGTGCTGACCGCCACCTGTACCGGCCTGCTCGCCGAATCGTCATGA
- a CDS encoding cytochrome c biogenesis protein DipZ, whose product MHTIALIGLLGGLITGISPCILPVLPVIFLSGMDGGGKARSRGLSSAMRPYLVIAGLVCSFSLATLIGSALLSALHLPQDAIRWTALVVLTLIGLGLIFPPLQHLIERPFARLPQRQTGAGTDGFGLGLALGALYVPCAGPVLAAIVVAGGTTSLGPATFVLTATFALGNAIPLLAFALAGRQVSQRVTAFRRRQRLIQVVGGVMMIVLAVALVFNLPAMLQRAVPDYTTAMQNRLGANDIQRSLVPSRPPGPTTGSVLPLNQGNTSNGLPTNCTDGATELQQCGPAPAITGITEWLNTPDGKPLDPAAVRGKVVLIDFWAYSCINCQRAIPHVVDWYNRYRDSGLVVIGVHTPEYAFERVAGNVASGAAGLHIDYPIALDNDYATWNAFNNMYWPAEYLIDGNGTLRHTKFGEGDYDGTEKLIRQLLVDANPNVALPAPVDGADTTPKTNLTSETYLAPDKATNYGGDGSYQPGTAGFNFPAQVAGDKFALRGRWTLDDQGITADSDDAAIRLNYTAKSVFVVVGGTGTITVTRDGKTTTTPIGGVPTLHEIVSDGGAHRDQLDLQVSKGLQVFSFTFG is encoded by the coding sequence GTGCACACAATCGCGCTCATCGGCTTGCTCGGTGGCCTGATCACCGGCATTTCGCCATGCATCCTGCCCGTGCTTCCGGTGATTTTTCTGTCCGGCATGGACGGCGGCGGCAAAGCCAGAAGTCGCGGTTTGAGTTCGGCGATGCGTCCCTACTTGGTGATCGCGGGTTTGGTGTGCAGCTTCAGCCTGGCCACCCTGATCGGGTCCGCGCTGCTGTCGGCACTGCATCTGCCGCAGGACGCCATCCGGTGGACCGCGCTGGTGGTGCTGACCCTGATCGGCCTGGGATTGATCTTCCCGCCGCTGCAACACCTGATCGAGCGGCCATTTGCCCGCCTGCCGCAACGCCAAACCGGTGCCGGCACAGACGGTTTCGGCCTGGGACTGGCGTTGGGTGCGTTGTATGTGCCGTGCGCGGGACCGGTGCTGGCCGCGATCGTGGTGGCCGGCGGCACGACGTCGCTTGGGCCCGCCACGTTCGTGTTGACCGCGACGTTCGCGCTCGGCAACGCGATACCCCTGTTGGCTTTCGCGCTGGCCGGGCGTCAGGTCTCGCAACGCGTAACGGCTTTCCGTCGTCGGCAGCGCCTCATTCAGGTCGTCGGCGGGGTCATGATGATCGTGCTCGCGGTGGCGCTGGTGTTCAACCTGCCCGCGATGTTGCAGCGCGCCGTGCCCGACTACACGACGGCGATGCAGAATCGCCTCGGCGCCAACGACATCCAGCGCTCGCTGGTCCCGAGTCGCCCACCGGGGCCGACTACGGGTAGCGTGCTGCCGCTGAATCAGGGCAACACGAGCAACGGTCTGCCGACCAACTGCACCGACGGTGCTACCGAGCTGCAACAGTGCGGGCCGGCACCCGCGATCACCGGCATCACCGAATGGCTCAACACCCCGGACGGCAAGCCGCTGGACCCCGCCGCGGTGCGGGGCAAGGTGGTGCTGATCGACTTCTGGGCCTACTCCTGCATCAACTGCCAACGCGCCATCCCGCACGTCGTCGATTGGTACAACCGGTATCGCGACAGCGGATTGGTGGTCATCGGGGTGCACACGCCCGAATACGCCTTCGAGCGGGTAGCCGGCAACGTGGCCAGCGGTGCCGCCGGGTTGCACATCGACTACCCCATCGCGCTGGACAACGACTACGCCACCTGGAACGCGTTCAACAACATGTACTGGCCGGCCGAATACCTGATCGACGGGAACGGAACGCTGCGGCACACCAAGTTCGGCGAGGGCGACTACGACGGCACCGAGAAACTGATCCGCCAACTGCTGGTCGACGCCAATCCGAACGTCGCGCTGCCCGCGCCGGTGGACGGGGCCGACACCACCCCGAAGACCAACCTCACCTCCGAGACCTACCTGGCGCCCGACAAGGCCACCAACTACGGCGGCGACGGCAGCTACCAGCCGGGCACCGCCGGGTTCAACTTCCCGGCGCAGGTGGCAGGAGACAAATTCGCCCTGCGCGGCCGGTGGACCCTGGACGACCAGGGCATCACCGCCGACAGCGATGATGCCGCGATCCGGCTGAACTACACGGCCAAGAGCGTCTTCGTCGTCGTCGGCGGCACCGGAACGATCACCGTGACCCGCGATGGGAAGACCACCACCACCCCGATCGGCGGCGTTCCCACGCTGCACGAGATCGTGTCCGACGGCGGCGCGCACCGCGATCAGCTCGACCTGCAAGTGAGCAAGGGCCTGCAGGTGTTTTCGTTCACTTTCGGCTAG
- a CDS encoding NAD(P)/FAD-dependent oxidoreductase — protein MDSSHARSVAVIGSGVAGLTAAYVLSGHDHVTLYEADVRLGGHAHTHFVADGGRVIGVDSAFLVHNDRTYPTLCRLFSELGVATQESEMSMSVRADEIGLEYAGALGWRGLFASRQSLRPRYLLMLGEIVRFHRAASRLLREDAGHDDLETLEAFLNRHRFSSYFIDFFITPLVAAVWSCASNDALRYPARYLFVFLDHHGMLSVFGSPTWRTVTGGSAHYVQAVAARLAEVSTGTPVNSLRRVPDGVWVQAGNNAPRLFDAAVVAVHPDQALLLLDDPNPWERAVLGAIPYSTNQAQLHTDESVLPRHRRARASWNYLVTPGKEHVVVSYDVSRLMRLDGNRRYLVTLGGHDRVDPASVIAEMTYSHPLYTPESVAAQALLPTLDNDRVAFAGAYHGWGFHEDGAASGLAAARRLGADWPTATRRAAVARC, from the coding sequence GTGGACTCGTCACACGCGCGGTCGGTTGCCGTCATTGGCAGCGGCGTGGCCGGCCTCACCGCCGCCTACGTCCTGTCCGGCCATGACCACGTCACCCTGTACGAAGCCGACGTGCGGCTCGGCGGCCACGCGCACACCCATTTCGTGGCCGACGGCGGCCGGGTCATCGGCGTCGACTCGGCGTTCCTGGTGCACAACGACCGGACCTATCCGACGCTCTGCCGGTTGTTCAGCGAACTCGGGGTGGCCACCCAGGAGTCGGAGATGTCGATGTCGGTGCGCGCCGACGAGATCGGGCTCGAATACGCCGGCGCGTTGGGCTGGCGCGGGTTGTTCGCCTCCAGGCAGTCGCTGCGGCCCCGCTACCTGCTGATGCTCGGTGAGATCGTCCGCTTCCACCGCGCCGCCTCGCGGCTGCTGCGCGAGGACGCCGGGCACGACGACCTGGAGACGCTGGAAGCCTTCCTGAACCGGCACCGCTTCTCGTCGTATTTCATCGACTTTTTCATCACCCCGCTGGTGGCGGCGGTGTGGTCGTGCGCCAGCAACGACGCCCTGCGCTACCCGGCCCGGTATCTGTTCGTCTTCCTCGACCACCACGGCATGCTGTCGGTTTTCGGGTCACCGACCTGGCGCACCGTGACCGGGGGCTCTGCGCACTACGTCCAGGCCGTGGCCGCTCGGCTCGCCGAAGTGTCGACCGGGACGCCGGTGAACTCGCTGCGCCGGGTACCCGACGGCGTGTGGGTGCAGGCCGGCAACAACGCGCCGCGGCTTTTCGACGCGGCGGTCGTCGCCGTGCATCCCGACCAGGCGCTGCTGCTGCTCGACGATCCGAACCCGTGGGAGCGCGCGGTGCTGGGCGCGATTCCGTATTCCACCAACCAGGCGCAACTGCACACCGACGAATCGGTGCTCCCCCGGCATCGCCGGGCCCGCGCATCATGGAATTACCTGGTTACCCCGGGGAAGGAACACGTCGTGGTCAGCTATGACGTCAGCAGACTCATGCGGCTGGATGGCAACCGCCGGTACCTGGTGACCCTGGGTGGCCACGACCGCGTCGATCCGGCATCGGTGATCGCCGAAATGACCTACAGCCATCCCCTGTATACGCCGGAATCCGTTGCAGCACAGGCGTTATTGCCGACGCTGGACAACGATCGGGTGGCCTTCGCGGGCGCCTACCACGGCTGGGGTTTCCACGAGGACGGCGCCGCCTCGGGCCTGGCCGCGGCGCGGCGCCTGGGTGCCGACTGGCCGACGGCGACCCGGCGAGCGGCGGTGGCGCGATGCTGA
- a CDS encoding DUF1365 domain-containing protein yields MLTPAIYRTTISHSRQAPVRHSFEYRSYSWYVDVDELPRLPWWLRPFARFRASDHFAGPRQGSLRDGLGAFFADRGLAAPEGRITALLQARVFGYVFNPLSVFWCHDRDGRLRHVIAEVHNTYGERHAYLLPPADLPVVTEKKLYVSPFNAVDGYYLVRAPRPDSEVDITVELRRDHQPAFVASMRGQRRPATARQVAIMQIVSPLAPLVVAARIRIQGIKLWLRRVPLVPR; encoded by the coding sequence ATGCTGACGCCCGCGATCTACCGCACCACGATCAGCCATTCACGGCAGGCCCCGGTGCGTCACTCGTTCGAATACCGAAGCTACAGCTGGTATGTCGACGTCGACGAGCTGCCGCGGCTGCCCTGGTGGCTGCGGCCGTTCGCCCGGTTCCGCGCCTCGGATCACTTCGCCGGTCCGCGGCAGGGGTCGTTGCGCGACGGGCTCGGTGCCTTCTTCGCCGACCGCGGCCTGGCCGCCCCCGAGGGCCGCATCACCGCACTGCTGCAAGCGCGCGTGTTCGGCTATGTCTTCAACCCGCTGAGCGTTTTTTGGTGCCACGACCGCGACGGCCGGCTGCGACATGTGATCGCCGAGGTACACAACACCTACGGCGAGCGACACGCCTACCTGTTGCCCCCGGCCGACCTGCCGGTGGTCACCGAGAAGAAGCTCTACGTCTCGCCGTTCAATGCGGTCGACGGCTACTACCTGGTACGAGCACCACGGCCCGACAGTGAAGTCGACATCACCGTGGAGCTGCGCCGCGACCATCAGCCCGCGTTCGTGGCCAGCATGCGCGGACAACGCCGACCGGCGACCGCTCGGCAGGTCGCGATCATGCAAATCGTCTCGCCGCTGGCACCGCTGGTGGTGGCCGCACGTATTCGAATTCAGGGGATCAAACTGTGGTTACGTCGAGTTCCGTTGGTACCGCGATGA
- a CDS encoding class I SAM-dependent methyltransferase — MTVQTIRKPSAAIDSSRWPAIARVPSGPVSAASAAVADRLLRRAAARLPLRVAYPDGAVVGAADPTAPTLVVHQPEAMARRIGRYGLIGFGESYMAGEWSSDDLSGVLTVFATSVGDLVPRPLQWLRPIAPAFRPRLWSAGRDRARRNIAEHYDLSNDLFAEFLDETMTYSCALFDRLPATASDLAAAQQRKIDRLLDIAGVHQGSRVLEIGTGWGELCIRAASRGAEVRSVTLSVEQQQLARLRVVAAGLSDKVTIDLCDYRDVDGCYDAVVSVEMIEAVGFHAWQRYFTTLERLVRPGGRVAIQAITMPHTRMMASRNTHTWIQKYIFPGGLLPSTQAISAITECRTGLRTVDMASLRPHYAETLRLWRERFLQRRDQLARLDFDDVFQRMWELYLAYSEAGFRSGYLNVYQWTFAREDYR, encoded by the coding sequence ATGACCGTACAGACCATCCGAAAGCCTTCGGCAGCAATCGATTCCAGTCGCTGGCCGGCGATTGCGAGGGTGCCGTCCGGGCCCGTGAGTGCGGCATCGGCCGCCGTCGCCGACCGGCTGCTGCGACGTGCAGCGGCTCGCCTCCCGCTGCGGGTGGCCTACCCCGACGGCGCGGTGGTCGGTGCGGCCGACCCGACGGCGCCGACCTTGGTTGTCCACCAACCGGAAGCGATGGCACGCCGGATCGGGCGCTACGGCCTGATCGGCTTCGGCGAGTCCTACATGGCCGGTGAGTGGTCGTCGGATGACCTCAGCGGGGTGTTGACGGTATTCGCCACCTCGGTGGGCGATCTGGTGCCCAGGCCGTTGCAATGGCTGCGCCCGATCGCGCCGGCCTTCCGGCCGCGGTTGTGGAGTGCCGGCCGAGATCGCGCGCGGCGCAACATCGCCGAGCACTACGACCTGTCCAACGACCTGTTCGCCGAGTTCCTCGACGAGACCATGACGTACTCTTGTGCGCTGTTTGACCGGCTACCCGCGACGGCATCGGATTTGGCCGCCGCACAGCAGCGCAAGATCGATCGGCTGCTCGACATCGCCGGGGTCCACCAGGGCAGCCGCGTGCTCGAAATCGGCACCGGGTGGGGAGAGCTGTGCATCCGCGCGGCCTCCCGCGGGGCGGAGGTCCGCTCGGTCACCCTGTCGGTCGAGCAACAGCAGCTGGCGCGGCTTCGGGTTGTCGCGGCAGGGCTGTCCGACAAGGTGACGATCGACCTCTGCGACTACCGCGACGTCGACGGCTGTTACGACGCGGTGGTGTCCGTCGAAATGATCGAGGCGGTGGGATTCCACGCGTGGCAACGGTATTTCACCACGCTCGAACGGCTGGTGCGACCGGGCGGCCGGGTCGCGATCCAGGCGATCACGATGCCGCACACCCGGATGATGGCCAGCCGCAACACGCACACCTGGATCCAGAAGTACATCTTCCCCGGCGGACTGCTGCCGTCCACCCAGGCCATCTCCGCAATCACCGAGTGCCGCACCGGTTTACGCACCGTGGACATGGCGTCGTTGCGGCCGCATTACGCCGAGACGCTGCGGCTCTGGCGGGAACGTTTCCTGCAGCGACGAGACCAGTTGGCGCGCTTGGACTTCGATGACGTGTTCCAGCGGATGTGGGAACTGTATCTGGCGTATTCGGAGGCGGGCTTCAGATCGGGATACTTGAACGTCTACCAGTGGACCTTCGCACGCGAGGACTATCGATGA
- a CDS encoding DUF1295 domain-containing protein, whose protein sequence is MSNLNFAQNLTLVSGASVLVLAVVHSVTFTIGRRIGRYNVVDVAWGIGFVAIAAVAATLGHGDPIRRWLLLALVTIWGLRLSWHIHRKTAGKGEDPRYAAMLRNATPGQVLRKVFVLQALITWFVSFPLQLSAVTGPTSKPLTAVLVLGVVVWLVGVTFEAVGDRQLRVFKSDPANRGVLMDRGLWAWTRHPNYFGDATVWWGLWLITITGWWSLATVGSPLLMTYFLVYVTGARLTEKLMAGRPGFAEYQQRTACFFPRPPRRAAR, encoded by the coding sequence ATGAGCAACCTGAACTTTGCCCAGAACCTGACCCTGGTGTCCGGCGCCTCGGTTTTGGTTCTCGCCGTGGTGCATTCGGTCACGTTCACCATCGGCAGGCGCATCGGCCGCTACAACGTCGTCGACGTGGCGTGGGGTATCGGCTTCGTCGCGATCGCCGCCGTCGCCGCGACGCTCGGCCACGGCGACCCGATCCGGCGCTGGCTGCTGCTCGCGCTGGTGACGATCTGGGGCTTACGGCTGAGCTGGCACATCCACCGCAAGACCGCCGGCAAGGGAGAGGATCCTCGCTATGCCGCGATGCTGCGCAATGCCACGCCCGGGCAAGTGCTGCGCAAAGTCTTCGTACTGCAGGCGTTGATCACCTGGTTCGTCTCCTTCCCGCTGCAGCTGTCGGCGGTGACCGGGCCCACGTCGAAGCCGCTGACCGCGGTCCTGGTGCTCGGAGTGGTGGTGTGGCTGGTGGGTGTCACCTTCGAAGCGGTGGGCGACCGGCAGCTGCGGGTGTTCAAATCCGACCCGGCCAATCGCGGTGTGCTGATGGACCGTGGCCTATGGGCGTGGACGCGTCACCCCAACTACTTCGGCGACGCCACCGTGTGGTGGGGGTTGTGGCTGATCACCATCACCGGATGGTGGTCGCTGGCCACGGTCGGCTCTCCGCTGCTGATGACGTACTTCCTGGTCTATGTGACCGGCGCCCGGCTCACCGAGAAATTGATGGCCGGCCGGCCGGGCTTCGCGGAATATCAGCAAAGGACCGCGTGTTTTTTCCCACGACCACCGCGACGGGCGGCCCGATAG
- a CDS encoding sigma-70 family RNA polymerase sigma factor, whose product MTGLPQLSSDLDELLRQVARGDTEAFAAVYDLTKSRVFGLVIRVLRDAGYSEETTQEIYLEVWRSASDYDPARGSALSWLLTIAHRRAIDRVRSEQAGSRRESRYGAANVDTDHDVVADSAIAGDEQRRVADCLGSLTDAQRQCIELAYYGGLTYAEVSQRLAANLSTIKSRIRDALRGLRNCLDVP is encoded by the coding sequence ATGACCGGACTGCCGCAGCTGAGCAGCGACCTGGATGAGTTGCTGCGTCAAGTCGCGCGCGGAGACACCGAGGCTTTCGCCGCCGTCTACGACCTCACCAAGAGCCGAGTGTTCGGGCTGGTGATCCGGGTGCTGCGCGATGCCGGCTACAGCGAGGAAACCACCCAGGAGATCTATCTCGAGGTGTGGCGGTCGGCGTCGGACTATGACCCGGCGCGCGGCTCGGCGCTATCCTGGCTGCTGACCATCGCGCACCGACGGGCCATCGACCGGGTGCGCTCCGAGCAGGCCGGCAGCCGCCGGGAATCGCGCTACGGCGCGGCAAATGTCGACACCGACCATGACGTGGTCGCCGACTCCGCGATCGCCGGTGACGAGCAGCGCCGGGTGGCCGACTGCCTGGGCTCGCTGACCGACGCGCAGCGGCAGTGCATCGAGCTGGCCTACTACGGCGGGCTGACCTATGCCGAGGTGTCACAGCGGCTGGCCGCAAATCTGTCGACGATCAAATCGCGCATCCGCGACGCGCTGCGCGGGCTGCGTAACTGCTTGGACGTGCCGTGA
- a CDS encoding anti-sigma factor, which translates to MTEPSDFELLELATPYALHAVSDAERADIDRQIATAPASIASAFAEEVRAVRETMAVVSASTIVEPPAQLRAAVLAVAASSHQKRQNRWRTTALISVAAAIVAGLTAFGVQTLLRPAPTQSVAAQIMAAPDVRTVSRPLANGTATVVFSRDRGAGVLVMNNVPPPTPGTVYQMWLIDANGPTSAGTMNTAAVSPSTTATLPNLGKSTALAFTVEPGAGSPQPTTPILATLPLS; encoded by the coding sequence GTGACCGAACCCAGCGACTTCGAGCTGCTCGAACTGGCCACGCCGTATGCCCTGCACGCGGTGTCCGACGCAGAGCGCGCCGACATCGACCGCCAGATCGCGACCGCGCCGGCGTCGATCGCGTCGGCCTTCGCCGAGGAAGTCCGCGCCGTGCGCGAAACGATGGCCGTCGTCTCGGCCTCCACCATCGTCGAGCCACCGGCGCAGCTGCGGGCCGCCGTGCTGGCCGTAGCCGCATCCAGCCATCAGAAACGCCAAAACCGTTGGCGTACAACTGCATTGATATCGGTCGCGGCGGCGATCGTGGCGGGCCTGACGGCATTCGGCGTGCAGACCCTGTTGCGCCCGGCGCCGACGCAGTCGGTGGCCGCACAGATCATGGCCGCCCCGGACGTGCGGACGGTATCGCGTCCGCTGGCCAACGGGACGGCCACGGTGGTGTTCTCTCGCGATCGCGGCGCCGGAGTGCTGGTGATGAACAACGTGCCGCCGCCGACCCCGGGCACCGTCTATCAGATGTGGTTGATCGATGCCAACGGCCCGACCTCGGCCGGCACGATGAACACCGCGGCCGTCTCGCCCTCGACGACGGCAACGCTGCCCAACCTCGGAAAGTCGACGGCCCTGGCCTTCACCGTCGAACCCGGCGCGGGCTCACCGCAGCCGACCACCCCGATCTTGGCGACGCTGCCGCTGAGCTAA
- a CDS encoding mycothiol transferase: protein MSDTDAAARELLRDAFTRLIEHVDELTDGLTDELSNYRPAPDANTIAWLLWHSARVQDVQLADVAGVEEVWTKDGWVDRFALDLPRRDTGYGHGPADVAKVHAPAELLSGYYHAVHQLSLEYVAGVTADELARVVDTNWDPPVTASARLVSIIDDCAQHLGQAAYVRGIAP from the coding sequence ATGTCAGATACCGATGCCGCCGCCCGCGAGCTGCTCCGCGACGCGTTCACCCGGTTGATCGAGCACGTCGACGAGCTCACCGATGGACTGACCGACGAGCTGTCCAACTATCGGCCGGCCCCGGACGCCAACACGATCGCCTGGCTGCTCTGGCACAGCGCCCGGGTGCAGGACGTCCAGCTGGCCGACGTGGCCGGGGTCGAGGAGGTCTGGACCAAAGACGGCTGGGTGGACCGCTTCGCGCTGGACCTGCCGCGCCGTGACACCGGCTACGGCCACGGCCCCGCGGACGTGGCGAAGGTGCACGCCCCCGCGGAGCTGCTGTCCGGCTACTACCACGCGGTGCACCAACTCAGTCTCGAGTACGTCGCCGGCGTCACCGCCGACGAGTTGGCCCGCGTCGTCGACACCAACTGGGATCCGCCGGTGACGGCCAGCGCCCGGTTGGTGAGCATCATCGACGATTGCGCCCAGCACCTCGGGCAGGCCGCCTACGTGCGGGGCATCGCGCCATAG
- a CDS encoding VOC family protein, with protein MIDHIGINCADYPKSQAFYDTVLAVLGFSRQLDFGAAIGYGRDGKPTFWIAEGAGMGSNRENHIAFVAADENAVRAFHEAALGLGAESLHEPRLWPEYHPGYFGAFVRDPDGNNVEAVYHGAQA; from the coding sequence GTGATCGACCACATCGGTATTAACTGCGCTGACTACCCGAAATCCCAGGCGTTTTATGACACCGTCCTGGCGGTGCTGGGATTTTCGCGGCAGCTGGATTTCGGTGCGGCCATCGGGTACGGCCGCGACGGCAAGCCGACATTTTGGATCGCCGAGGGCGCCGGGATGGGGTCCAATCGGGAGAACCACATCGCGTTCGTGGCGGCCGACGAAAACGCCGTGCGGGCGTTCCACGAGGCGGCGCTGGGACTGGGCGCCGAATCCCTGCATGAGCCCAGGTTGTGGCCGGAATATCACCCCGGTTACTTCGGTGCATTCGTGCGTGATCCGGACGGCAACAACGTCGAAGCGGTCTATCACGGGGCACAGGCCTGA
- a CDS encoding N-acyl-D-amino-acid deacylase family protein — translation MIYDLLIRNGTIVDGLGGEPYVGDVGVVGGVITAVGSVNGDSAEREIDASGLLVTPGFVDLHTHYDGQSIWSERLTPSSAHGVTTVVMGNCGVGFAPCRQEDHDVLVDVMAGVEDIPGVVMTDGLPWSWETFPEYLNALDAGRRDIDVAAYLPHSPLRVYVMGQRGADREAATADDLAKMRALAKEAMEVGALGFASSRLTIHKTESGSPIPSYDAAREEIEEIAKGVVDGGGGLLQFVPDIPAGGYQPVLQTVFDVAEEVGLPVTFTLVVANAGDPTWPDAINMIEKANAAGGDVTAQLLPRPIGLIIGLQLTANPFVLYPSYQEIAHLPLAERVAEMRKPEVRARILADKPGHGHPILYVAQMWDWIFPLGEHPNYEPDPADSIGARARARGVNPMEEAYDRLLDDDGRAMLLVATSNMERNSLNTVGELLHRDDVVLGLGDGGAHYGMICDASYSTFFLAHWARDRASGKFSVSEAVRELTSVPARVAGLADRGRIAVGYKADLNVIDHAGLRLHKPVITYDLPAGGRRLDQTAEGYVATIVSGEVIAENGKPTDARPGKLVRGRQIAPAPTP, via the coding sequence GTGATCTACGACCTCCTCATTCGCAATGGCACCATCGTCGACGGGCTGGGGGGTGAGCCGTACGTCGGCGACGTCGGGGTAGTCGGCGGCGTCATCACCGCCGTCGGGTCCGTCAACGGCGACAGCGCCGAGCGCGAGATCGACGCGTCCGGCCTGCTGGTCACGCCGGGTTTCGTCGACCTGCACACGCACTACGACGGCCAGTCCATCTGGTCGGAGCGCCTCACCCCGTCCTCGGCCCACGGGGTGACCACCGTGGTGATGGGCAACTGCGGCGTCGGGTTCGCGCCGTGCCGTCAGGAAGACCACGACGTGCTCGTCGATGTGATGGCCGGGGTGGAAGACATCCCGGGCGTCGTGATGACCGATGGCCTGCCGTGGAGCTGGGAAACCTTCCCCGAGTACCTCAATGCGCTGGACGCCGGCCGGCGTGACATCGACGTGGCCGCCTACCTTCCGCATTCGCCGCTGCGGGTCTACGTGATGGGCCAGCGCGGCGCCGACCGCGAAGCGGCCACCGCCGACGACCTGGCGAAGATGCGGGCGCTGGCCAAGGAGGCCATGGAGGTCGGGGCGCTGGGCTTCGCGTCGTCGCGGTTGACCATCCACAAGACCGAAAGTGGTTCGCCCATACCGAGTTACGACGCCGCCCGCGAGGAGATCGAGGAGATCGCCAAGGGCGTCGTCGACGGCGGCGGCGGGCTGCTGCAATTCGTGCCCGACATTCCGGCCGGTGGCTACCAGCCGGTGCTGCAGACGGTGTTCGACGTCGCCGAGGAGGTCGGGCTGCCGGTCACCTTCACGCTCGTCGTCGCCAACGCCGGCGACCCGACGTGGCCCGACGCGATCAATATGATCGAGAAGGCCAATGCCGCCGGCGGCGATGTCACCGCGCAGCTGCTGCCCCGCCCGATCGGGCTGATCATCGGGCTGCAACTCACCGCCAACCCGTTCGTGCTCTATCCCAGCTATCAGGAGATCGCGCACCTGCCGCTGGCCGAGCGGGTCGCCGAGATGCGCAAGCCCGAGGTCCGCGCCCGCATCCTGGCCGACAAGCCGGGCCACGGCCACCCGATCCTGTACGTCGCGCAGATGTGGGACTGGATCTTCCCGCTCGGCGAGCACCCCAACTACGAGCCGGACCCGGCGGACAGCATCGGGGCCCGGGCCAGGGCCCGCGGGGTGAACCCGATGGAGGAGGCCTACGACCGGTTGCTCGACGACGACGGCCGCGCCATGCTCCTGGTCGCGACCAGCAACATGGAACGCAACTCGCTGAACACCGTCGGCGAGCTGCTGCACCGCGACGACGTGGTGCTCGGCCTCGGCGACGGCGGCGCCCACTACGGGATGATCTGCGACGCCAGCTATTCGACGTTCTTCCTGGCGCACTGGGCCCGAGACCGGGCGTCTGGAAAGTTCTCTGTGTCCGAAGCCGTGCGCGAGCTGACCTCGGTTCCGGCCCGGGTCGCCGGGCTGGCCGATCGGGGCCGGATCGCGGTCGGTTACAAGGCCGACCTCAACGTGATCGACCACGCCGGACTGCGCCTGCACAAGCCGGTGATCACTTACGACCTGCCCGCCGGCGGGCGTCGCCTGGACCAGACCGCGGAGGGATATGTGGCCACGATCGTGTCCGGTGAAGTGATCGCCGAAAACGGCAAACCCACCGACGCGCGTCCCGGCAAGCTGGTCCGCGGACGCCAGATCGCCCCCGCACCCACGCCATAA